A DNA window from Myxocyprinus asiaticus isolate MX2 ecotype Aquarium Trade chromosome 15, UBuf_Myxa_2, whole genome shotgun sequence contains the following coding sequences:
- the LOC127453296 gene encoding sphingosine kinase 2-like, protein MRSPGPQSPSMTEEALLHGQFGGWSSGGGSGNNNNSCPNSPGGVSLPSSPTSTSYALTLTPTHIHVQRLSSHTGKQSRLMLPLAELTGCSCPRSPAPPLLVLYWYPPGKRRKGVSRHRQVRAYLAESRAEAEKWNAAIHCLLRGMDVSSTTEFSKSMLPRPRRLLLLVNPFSGRGQAMQWCQTHILPMIREANVSYNLIQTERQNHAREVIREISLPEWDGIIIVSGDGLLHEVINGLMERPDWEQAIKTPVGILPCGSGNALAGSINHYAGYDMCLREFLLLNCCFLLCRGGVKPMDLVSITTSPIASSSSSNQNGHPPAPRRLFSFLSVAWGFVSDVDIESERYRGLGSARFTLGTLVRLASLRSYKGRLSYLPPAMFNLSPDSTPQPPRRPLSRSITEGLEGFCRTPIHRTCSDMGLSEQRSLRKGDGERERERERERQERERERERRRERARGVGVVRTSSLAEDREREIEAEEKMEETSGTSSESNERDKCENIASNDEGNKRETRELGGNELCERNGVDEGKEVKECEGSYETMPPDLQHTLHKNSAPSSQIINAFFSQPISADTDQDLELAAYGKEDEDLNGSYFQREAYPLDKSRERALTISSSPFRQSPFKFKPKTLDQNQNPSRPRPLSLHHQTHSNSLPPKVPSLSLSLSPTPPSSPSSASPRSSYLAPRLNTPSSSSPSPSFYSPTPSFNFDLTEPTGPLKNHPNTTSSIHLPEDDLLPPLDQPLPTRDWVTIEGDFVLVLAIYQSHLGADLFAAPQARFDDGLIHLTFVRAGISRATLLRLFLAMERGAHLSLSSPYVSHVSARAFRLQPLSHRGTLTVDGELVPYGPLQAQVHPSMARLIVGDTGVKITRF, encoded by the exons ATGCGCTCACCAGGTCCACAGAGCCCATCCATGACTGAGGAGGCCCTCCTTCACGGACAATTTGGCGGTTGGAGCAGTGGAGGGGGAAGTGGAAATAACAATAACAGCTGCCCCAACAGCCCTGGAGGTGTCTCTTTACCTTCCAGCCCCACTTCCACCAGCTATGCCCTGACCCTTACCCCCACACACATCCATGTCCAGCGGCTGTCTTCTCACACAGGTAAGCAGTCCAGGCTAATGCTGCCGCTGGCTGAGCTGACTGGCTGCAGCTGTCCACGGTCACCAGCCCCTCCTTTGCTGGTGCTTTACTGGTACCCTCCGGGTAAACGGCGGAAGGGTGTCTCCAGACACAGACAGGTGAGGGCGTACTTGGCGGAGAGTAGAGCTGAGGCGGAGAAATGGAATGCTGCTATACATTGCTTGCTGAGGGGGATGGATGTCAGTTCCACCACAG AATTTAGCAAAAGCATGTTGCCTCGTCCCCGTCGACTGTTGCTGCTGGTAAATCCATTCAGTGGACGGGGTCAAGCAATGCAGTGGTGTCAAACGCACATACTTCCAATGATAAGAGAAGCCAACGTCAGCTACAACCTTATACAGACAG agcGTCAGAATCATGCACGTGAGGTGATCAGAGAGATCTCTCTACCAGAATGGGATGGAATTATCATTGTATCTGGAGATGGACTCTTGCATGAG GTGATAAATGGCCTTATGGAAAGGCCAGACTGGGAACAAGCAATAAAAACTCCTGTGGGAATTCTGCCGTGTGGCTCTGGGAATGCACTTGCTGGTTCAATCAACCACTATGCAGG ATATGACATGTGCCTTCGGGAGTTTCTCCTCCTCAACTGCTGTTTTCTGCTTTGCCGGGGTGGGGTTAAACCGATGGACCTAGTCTCTATTACAACCAGCCCGATTGCTTCATCctcctcatccaatcagaatggGCACCCACCTGCTCCCAGGAGGCTTTTCTCTTTCCTCTCTGTGGCATGGGGTTTTGTGTCTGATGTGGATATTGAAAGCGAGCGCTACAGAGGACTGGGCTCTGCACGGTTTACACTAGGAACACTGGTTAGATTGGCTTCTCTGCGCTCCTATAAAGGGCGTCTTTCCTACCTGCCACCTGCTATGTTCAATCTGTCCCCAGATTCCACACCTCAGCCTCCCCGCCGGCCTCTTTCACGCAGCATTACGGAGGGTCTGGAGGGGTTTTGTCGCACACCCATCCACCGTACCTGCTCCGACATGGGCCTGAGTGAACAGAGAAGCCTCCGAAAGggagatggggagagagagagggagcgagagagggagaggcaggagagagagagggagagggaaaggaggagagaGAGGGCAAGGGGCGTAGGAGTAGTGAGAACTAGCAGTCTAGCAgaggacagagagagggagatagaAGCAGAAGAGAAAATGGAGGAGACATCAGGTACCAGCTCGGAATCTAACGAAAGGGACAAGTGTGAAAACATAGCCAGTAATGATGAAGGGAATAAAAGGGAGACAAGAGAACTTGGAGGGAACGAGTTGTGTGAGAGAAATGGGGTGGATGAAGGAAAGGAGGTTAAAGAGTGTGAAGGGAGTTATGAGACCATGCCACCTGACCTGCAACACACATTACATAAAAACTCTGCCCCCTCAAGCCAGATCATTAATGCCTTCTTTAGCCAGCCAATCAGTGCAGATACTGACCAAGACTTGGAGCTGGCAGCTTATGGGAAGGAGGATGAAGATCTAAATGGCTCCTACTTTCAGAGAGAGGCATATCCACTGGACAAGTCTCGGGAGCGAGCCCTCACCATCTCTTCCTCTCCATTCCGTCAGTCTCCTTTCAAATTCAAACCTAAAACTTTGGATCAGAACCAGAACCCCTCACGGCCACGGCCCCTTTCCCTTCACCACCAAACTCATTCAAACTCTCTTCCACCAAAAGTCCCATCCCTTTCTCTTTCCCTTTCTCCGACCCCTCCATCATCTCCATCTAGTGCTTCTCCCCGTTCTTCTTATCTCGCCCCTCGTCTCAACACCCCCAGCTCCTCTTCCCCATCACCTTCCTTTTACTCACCAACTCCATCCTTCAACTTTGACCTCACTGAGCCCACAGGGCCCTTGAAGAACCACCCTAACACGACCTCCTCCATCCACCTGCCAGAGGATGACCTGCTACCTCCTCTGGACCAGCCTTTACCTACACGAGACTGGGTCACCATTGAGGGTGACTTTGTCCTTGTTCTTGCCATCTACCAGTCCCACCTGGGAGCAGATCTTTTTGCTGCTCCTCAGGCCCGATTTGACGACGGGTTGATCCATCTGACGTTTGTGCGGGCTGGTATCTCCCGGGCAACCCTCTTAAGACTATTCCTAGCAATGGAGAGAGGAGCCCATTTGTCTCTTAGCTCTCCCTATGTTAGTCATGTTTCTGCTCGGGCTTTCCGTCTTCAGCCACTTTCGCATCGAGGAACCCTCACTGTGGATGGGGAGCTGGTGCCCTATGGGCCTCTGCAGGCACAG GTTCATCCCTCAATGGCCCGTTTGATTGTCGGGGACACTGGAGTAAAGATTACAAGATTCTGA